Proteins co-encoded in one Campylobacter concisus genomic window:
- a CDS encoding transglycosylase domain-containing protein: MKYILAFIFIVAISLGGAFLYFYSQVRFDAYAIIDYKPKLTTQIFDRNNELIANIFEENRIYVKYNDIPPRVIEALVAIEDTSYFEHGGINVEAMARAAIKDIKARKLVEGASTLTQQLIKNLALSREKKFTRKIKEIVLAMKLESELSKEDIIERYLNHVYFGHGYYGIKTAAEGYFRKELNELSIKEVAMLVGLPKAPSTYDPTKHLDLSLSRANRVLERMYSIGWINEDEYRKGVLEEPAVFDDTLTRNKAPYVVDEIIKEASKKFDDIKTGGYKIQSTVDLNVQKIAQEALVYGYNEILKRDKKANAEILNGAIVVTHPQSGQILALIGGIDYAKSSYNRATQSKRQPGSSFKPFIYQIALDSGYSVVSQVADIARTFDMGNGKEWTPKNYSGGFQGYITIKSALTQSRNLATINLLNDLGLSSVRKQLTDMGFNDIPENLSIALGSFGISPLDFAKFYSMFPNEGEMVEPTLIKHIENGFGASMDYEPQRKQVLKPEQAFLMTTLLQNVVNNGTGRNAKINGIQIAGKTGTTNNNIDAWFCGYSPDIEAIIWYGNDDNSPMKKIEGGGRTAAPVFKKFMEGYIKLYPTLRRAFEQPDGVYKGYYGGSDEYYTNDSPLPQNIPANDIIQDQENDGLLF; the protein is encoded by the coding sequence ATGAAATATATCTTGGCATTTATCTTTATAGTTGCCATTTCGCTTGGCGGAGCATTTTTATATTTTTATTCACAAGTTAGATTTGATGCTTACGCTATTATTGATTATAAACCAAAGCTTACAACACAAATTTTTGATAGAAACAACGAACTCATCGCGAATATCTTTGAAGAAAATAGAATTTACGTAAAATATAACGACATCCCGCCGCGTGTCATCGAAGCACTTGTGGCTATTGAGGATACGAGCTACTTTGAGCACGGCGGCATAAACGTAGAAGCTATGGCAAGAGCTGCCATAAAAGATATCAAGGCCAGAAAACTAGTCGAGGGAGCTTCAACACTAACACAACAGCTCATTAAAAATTTGGCTCTAAGCCGCGAGAAGAAATTTACAAGAAAGATAAAGGAAATCGTGCTTGCCATGAAGCTTGAAAGCGAGCTTAGCAAAGAAGATATCATCGAAAGATACCTAAATCACGTCTATTTTGGACATGGCTACTACGGCATAAAAACAGCAGCTGAAGGATATTTTAGAAAAGAGCTTAATGAGCTAAGCATAAAAGAGGTCGCCATGCTAGTTGGCTTGCCAAAGGCGCCAAGCACCTATGATCCTACAAAGCACCTTGACCTATCGCTTAGCCGTGCAAACAGAGTGCTTGAGAGAATGTATAGCATCGGCTGGATAAATGAGGACGAGTACCGCAAGGGCGTGCTTGAAGAGCCAGCGGTCTTTGATGACACACTCACAAGAAATAAAGCCCCTTATGTAGTCGATGAGATAATAAAAGAGGCTTCAAAGAAATTTGACGATATAAAGACTGGTGGCTATAAGATACAAAGCACAGTTGATCTAAATGTTCAAAAGATCGCTCAAGAAGCTCTAGTATATGGCTACAATGAAATTTTAAAGCGCGATAAAAAAGCAAATGCAGAAATCCTAAATGGAGCTATAGTAGTCACTCATCCACAAAGTGGTCAAATTTTGGCACTAATTGGCGGTATTGACTACGCAAAAAGTAGCTATAACCGTGCCACTCAAAGCAAGCGCCAGCCAGGATCTAGCTTTAAGCCATTTATCTATCAAATAGCACTTGATAGTGGCTACTCGGTTGTTTCTCAAGTGGCTGATATTGCCAGGACATTTGATATGGGAAATGGCAAAGAGTGGACGCCAAAGAATTATAGTGGTGGCTTTCAAGGCTATATCACTATAAAATCAGCCTTAACCCAGTCGCGTAACCTCGCAACCATAAATTTGCTAAACGACCTTGGTCTTAGCTCAGTTCGTAAACAGCTTACTGATATGGGCTTTAACGATATCCCAGAAAATTTATCTATCGCACTTGGAAGTTTTGGGATTTCGCCACTTGATTTTGCAAAATTTTACTCGATGTTCCCAAATGAGGGCGAGATGGTTGAGCCAACACTTATTAAGCATATAGAAAATGGCTTTGGGGCTTCGATGGACTATGAACCACAAAGAAAGCAGGTGCTAAAACCAGAACAAGCATTTTTGATGACGACACTTCTTCAGAATGTCGTAAATAACGGTACTGGACGCAACGCTAAAATAAACGGTATCCAAATAGCAGGCAAAACCGGCACAACAAATAATAACATCGATGCTTGGTTTTGTGGTTACTCGCCTGATATCGAAGCGATAATCTGGTACGGAAATGACGATAATAGCCCTATGAAAAAGATTGAAGGCGGTGGTAGAACAGCCGCACCTGTGTTTAAGAAATTTATGGAAGGCTACATTAAGCTTTATCCTACTTTAAGACGTGCATTTGAGCAGCCAGACGGTGTTTATAAAGGCTATTATGGTGGCAGTGACGAATACTACACAAACGACTCGCCACTACCTCAAAATATACCGGCAAATGACATCATACAAGATCAAGAAAATGATGGATTATTATTTTAG
- the hemH gene encoding ferrochelatase has product MKKALLLLNMGGANSLADVEIFLKNMFNDPYILGIKNKFLRKFVAFMITKGRLKTAKHNYEQIGGKSPICELTAKLCDKISSLQNEFDAVDFAMNYTSPFAKDVLKKYENFDEIVLLPLYPHHSQTTITSSLDDFKEAKDELGVKAKILLCGPFYDDEIYNKIIISHINEAINNIDVSDVELIFSAHSLPQKIINKGDVYEKHINEHVQILSKMIKDSGLNFKEINLAYQSRLGPVKWLEPSLNEILAKCKSKKALIYPLSFCIDNSETIFELVIEYAKIAKELNFSFYKVVWCPNFSDEFAGFILQKAKTAKEINF; this is encoded by the coding sequence ATGAAAAAGGCACTTTTGCTTTTGAATATGGGTGGGGCAAATAGCCTTGCTGATGTAGAAATTTTTCTGAAAAATATGTTTAATGACCCTTATATTTTGGGTATAAAGAATAAATTTTTAAGAAAATTTGTAGCTTTTATGATCACAAAAGGTAGGCTAAAAACGGCTAAGCATAACTACGAACAAATAGGTGGTAAATCACCTATTTGCGAGCTTACAGCTAAGCTTTGCGATAAAATTTCAAGCTTACAAAATGAGTTTGATGCAGTTGATTTTGCGATGAACTATACTTCACCATTTGCAAAAGATGTGCTTAAAAAATACGAAAATTTTGATGAGATAGTGCTTTTGCCACTTTATCCTCATCATTCACAAACTACAATAACTTCGAGTTTAGATGATTTTAAAGAAGCAAAAGATGAGTTAGGAGTAAAGGCTAAAATTTTGCTTTGTGGACCATTTTATGATGATGAAATTTACAACAAAATCATAATCTCGCACATAAATGAAGCCATAAATAATATAGATGTAAGCGATGTGGAGCTTATCTTTTCGGCTCATTCGTTGCCTCAAAAAATTATCAATAAAGGCGATGTCTACGAAAAACATATAAATGAGCATGTGCAAATTTTAAGCAAAATGATAAAAGATAGCGGATTAAACTTCAAAGAGATAAATTTAGCCTACCAATCGCGCCTTGGCCCTGTAAAATGGCTAGAGCCCTCACTAAATGAAATTTTGGCAAAGTGCAAGAGTAAAAAGGCCCTTATCTATCCACTCTCTTTTTGTATAGATAACTCTGAGACCATTTTTGAGCTAGTTATTGAGTATGCAAAGATCGCAAAAGAGCTAAATTTTAGCTTCTACAAGGTTGTTTGGTGCCCAAATTTTAGTGATGAGTTTGCTGGTTTTATCTTACAAAAAGCAAAAACAGCCAAAGAGATTAACTTTTAG
- the maf gene encoding septum formation inhibitor Maf encodes MITLASSSPTRANLLKDAGINFTQISFQFDESKIEKKVKPEIYVQNVVKAKKEQFLKENIALKNLLFADSCVACGDKILGKAKDENEAFAMLNLQSGNECSVYTAMIFLGEFELINVSRTTYKFKKFDEHDLNEYIKNNEWQGKAGAMTIENFNRKYIISQHGETSTAMGLNLKILKAFL; translated from the coding sequence ATGATAACACTCGCTTCAAGCTCGCCAACAAGGGCAAATTTATTAAAAGATGCTGGCATAAATTTCACTCAAATTTCTTTCCAGTTTGACGAGAGCAAGATAGAAAAAAAAGTAAAGCCTGAAATTTATGTCCAAAACGTCGTAAAAGCCAAAAAAGAGCAATTTTTAAAAGAAAATATAGCTCTTAAAAATTTACTCTTTGCAGATAGCTGTGTAGCGTGTGGAGATAAAATTTTAGGTAAAGCAAAGGACGAGAATGAGGCGTTTGCTATGCTAAATTTACAAAGTGGCAACGAATGCAGCGTCTATACGGCGATGATATTTTTAGGCGAATTTGAGCTTATAAACGTAAGTAGGACTACGTATAAATTTAAAAAATTTGACGAGCATGACCTTAATGAATACATAAAAAATAATGAGTGGCAAGGCAAGGCTGGAGCCATGACGATAGAAAATTTTAATAGGAAATATATCATCTCCCAACACGGCGAAACTAGCACCGCCATGGGGCTAAATTTAAAAATATTAAAGGCATTTTTATGA
- a CDS encoding response regulator: MKILIVENEIYLAGSMASKLADFGYDCEIAKSVKEALKFENFDVVLLSTTLPGQDFYPVIEKFKSSIIILLIAYINSDTVLKPIQAGAVDYIQKPFMIEELVRKIKHFEEFRNFKNEIKNYESYVNYALKEYEISSFEAKKIKFPLLLKSSKSGYSDKFIFSYVKACKLPFLFLGKACFSELEKALAKNGDELIYMTNLEELKQEEKEKILEICKKKKVAISTSDFAQKAPFDELELSGRDKNFNIDEIVTIDEYIKYIIVNYQDKFPDTELSKKLGISRKSLWEKRKKYDVSKKK; encoded by the coding sequence ATGAAAATTTTAATAGTAGAAAATGAAATTTACCTAGCTGGCTCGATGGCCAGTAAACTAGCTGATTTTGGCTACGACTGCGAGATCGCTAAAAGCGTAAAAGAGGCATTGAAGTTTGAAAATTTTGATGTAGTGTTACTTTCTACCACACTCCCAGGGCAAGACTTCTACCCAGTCATAGAGAAATTTAAAAGCTCTATCATCATCTTACTAATCGCTTATATCAACAGTGACACTGTGCTAAAACCGATTCAGGCAGGTGCAGTTGATTACATCCAAAAGCCATTTATGATAGAAGAGCTAGTTAGAAAGATAAAGCATTTTGAGGAATTTAGAAATTTCAAAAACGAGATCAAAAACTATGAAAGCTACGTAAATTACGCTTTAAAAGAGTATGAAATTTCTAGCTTTGAGGCAAAAAAGATAAAATTTCCACTGCTTTTAAAATCAAGCAAAAGCGGATACAGCGATAAATTTATTTTTAGCTACGTAAAAGCTTGCAAATTGCCATTTTTATTTTTAGGCAAAGCCTGTTTCTCTGAGCTTGAAAAGGCACTAGCCAAAAATGGTGACGAGCTAATCTATATGACAAATTTAGAGGAGCTAAAACAAGAAGAAAAAGAGAAAATTTTAGAAATTTGCAAAAAGAAAAAGGTCGCGATCTCAACTAGCGATTTTGCACAAAAAGCACCATTTGACGAGCTTGAACTTTCAGGACGCGATAAAAATTTCAATATCGATGAGATCGTTACGATCGATGAATATATAAAATACATAATCGTTAATTATCAAGATAAATTTCCTGACACAGAACTTAGCAAAAAGCTTGGAATTTCTAGAAAATCACTTTGGGAAAAGAGAAAGAAATATGACGTCAGCAAGAAAAAATAG
- the alaS gene encoding alanine--tRNA ligase — translation MQNLDIRKAYLDFFKSKGHEVVASAPLVPNDATLLFTNAGMVPFKSIFTGEVPRPTPPIRTSCQTCIRAGGKHNDLDNVGYTARHHTFFEMLGNFSFGEYFKKEAIAYAWEFVTEVLKLPKDKLYVTVHESDDEAFEIWSTHIAKERIYRFGDHDNFWQMGDTGPCGPCSEIFYDQGAEHFNTPEDYMGGDGDRFLEIWNLVFMQYERSSDGKLSPLPKPSIDTGMGLERVTAILQGKFSNYDSTLFMPLISEVAKLCGKPYIYESGASYRVISDHIRSVTFLLAQGTTFDKEGRGYVLRRILRRAIRHGYLLGIKEPFMYKLVDKVCELMGEHYTYLNEKKAAVKEQIKLEEERFLATIASGLELFESELKNTKEIFSGEAAFKLYDTFGFPLDLTADMLREKGLKVDEARFDELMSEQKARAKAAWKGSGDKSAKGDFKELLEKFGENKFIGYEELKSKSKILALLDEEFKNVDSLDAGKEGWVMFDVTPFYAQSGGQCGDSGKIVGKANVLDTQKFYGLNLSLVKTNAALKVGDEVELEVGSDRVEIARHHSATHLLHAALRNVLGTHIAQAGSSVEADRLRFDFSHPKALTSEEISKVENLVNEWILNGANSKTELMKLEDAKNSGAIALFNEKYADDVRVVSFGDVSKELCGGTHVKNIDEIGSFFITKESGVSAGVRRIEAVCSRAALNLAKSFRAEIDELKDELKSTEPLNAVKKLKNELRVLKDKLKNAKNSHELVYLDINKTKLCVTSVDGGDIKTLIDEFKNEYESAAILLIQADESGKISLAAGVKNAPLKAGAWVKFAAQILGGNGGGKDDFATAGGKDASMIEDAIKDSLEYARQALEK, via the coding sequence ATGCAAAATTTAGATATAAGAAAGGCATATCTTGATTTTTTTAAATCAAAAGGTCACGAAGTAGTAGCTTCAGCACCACTCGTGCCAAACGATGCAACACTACTTTTCACAAACGCTGGCATGGTGCCGTTTAAGAGTATTTTCACAGGCGAAGTGCCACGCCCAACACCACCTATTCGCACTAGCTGTCAGACCTGCATAAGAGCTGGTGGTAAGCACAACGACCTTGACAACGTCGGCTACACAGCGCGCCATCACACATTTTTTGAGATGCTAGGAAATTTTAGCTTTGGCGAATACTTCAAAAAAGAGGCGATCGCTTACGCTTGGGAATTTGTAACAGAAGTACTAAAACTACCAAAAGACAAACTTTATGTAACCGTTCATGAAAGCGACGATGAAGCATTTGAAATTTGGAGCACTCACATCGCAAAAGAGAGAATTTACCGCTTTGGTGACCACGATAACTTCTGGCAGATGGGCGATACTGGACCATGCGGCCCTTGCAGTGAAATTTTTTACGATCAAGGGGCTGAACACTTTAACACACCAGAAGACTACATGGGTGGCGATGGAGATAGATTTTTAGAGATATGGAACCTTGTTTTCATGCAGTATGAAAGAAGTAGTGATGGCAAACTAAGCCCATTACCAAAGCCAAGCATCGATACTGGTATGGGACTTGAGCGCGTTACTGCTATCTTGCAAGGTAAATTTAGCAACTACGACAGCACACTTTTTATGCCACTAATTAGCGAAGTAGCAAAGCTTTGTGGCAAACCATACATCTATGAAAGTGGCGCTAGCTACCGCGTCATAAGCGATCACATCCGTTCAGTCACATTTTTGCTAGCTCAGGGCACGACATTTGACAAAGAAGGCCGTGGCTACGTGCTTCGCCGTATCTTACGCCGTGCGATCCGCCATGGATACTTGCTAGGCATAAAAGAGCCATTTATGTATAAGCTTGTTGATAAAGTTTGCGAGCTTATGGGCGAGCACTACACCTATTTAAATGAGAAAAAAGCGGCTGTAAAAGAGCAGATCAAGCTTGAAGAAGAGAGATTTTTGGCAACAATCGCTAGTGGTTTGGAGCTATTTGAGAGCGAGCTTAAAAATACAAAAGAAATTTTTAGCGGAGAGGCTGCGTTTAAGCTTTATGACACATTTGGCTTCCCACTTGACCTAACAGCTGATATGCTTAGAGAAAAAGGCTTAAAAGTCGATGAGGCAAGGTTTGATGAGCTTATGAGCGAGCAAAAAGCACGCGCAAAAGCTGCTTGGAAAGGCAGTGGCGACAAGAGTGCGAAGGGTGATTTTAAAGAGCTACTTGAGAAATTTGGCGAGAATAAATTTATAGGCTACGAAGAGCTTAAGAGTAAAAGTAAAATTCTAGCCCTACTTGATGAAGAATTTAAAAATGTAGATAGCCTAGATGCTGGCAAAGAGGGCTGGGTGATGTTTGATGTCACTCCATTTTACGCTCAAAGTGGCGGTCAGTGCGGTGATAGCGGTAAGATAGTGGGCAAAGCAAATGTACTTGATACACAAAAATTTTATGGACTAAATTTATCTTTAGTAAAAACTAATGCGGCGCTAAAAGTTGGTGATGAAGTAGAGCTTGAAGTTGGCAGCGATAGAGTAGAGATCGCACGTCACCACAGCGCCACACACTTGCTTCATGCAGCTCTTAGAAACGTGCTTGGCACGCATATCGCTCAAGCTGGCTCAAGTGTAGAAGCAGATAGGCTAAGGTTTGACTTCTCACATCCAAAAGCACTTACTAGTGAAGAAATTTCAAAGGTCGAAAATCTAGTAAATGAGTGGATACTAAATGGTGCTAACTCAAAAACAGAACTTATGAAACTTGAAGATGCTAAAAATAGTGGAGCTATCGCACTATTTAATGAAAAATATGCTGATGATGTGAGAGTCGTTAGCTTTGGCGATGTCAGCAAAGAGCTTTGTGGCGGTACACACGTTAAAAATATAGATGAGATCGGATCGTTTTTCATCACAAAAGAGAGTGGCGTAAGCGCTGGCGTTAGGCGTATCGAGGCTGTTTGCTCAAGAGCTGCGCTAAATTTAGCAAAGTCATTTAGAGCCGAGATTGATGAGCTAAAAGATGAGCTAAAAAGCACCGAGCCACTAAATGCGGTCAAAAAGCTAAAAAATGAGCTAAGAGTTTTAAAGGATAAACTAAAAAATGCTAAAAATTCTCATGAATTAGTCTATTTAGATATAAATAAAACCAAGCTTTGCGTCACAAGCGTAGATGGTGGAGATATAAAAACCTTGATAGATGAGTTTAAAAATGAGTATGAAAGTGCTGCTATTTTGCTAATCCAAGCCGATGAGAGTGGCAAAATTTCTCTTGCAGCTGGCGTTAAAAATGCTCCTTTAAAAGCTGGTGCTTGGGTAAAATTTGCAGCACAAATCCTAGGTGGCAATGGCGGTGGCAAAGATGACTTTGCAACAGCCGGTGGCAAAGATGCATCAATGATAGAAGATGCGATAAAAGATTCACTTGAGTACGCAAGGCAAGCCTTAGAAAAATGA
- a CDS encoding sulfate adenylyltransferase, which produces MTSARKNSEISINTEVFGALELIKNKILSDYDSLMDDEQIKEVSKKGYFNGEPMPYSFGFAPFGELNQNIASKLTPGQKVNLSLDGKIVGHINVAKVFKFDESMRAKNIFLANEASNDKELNLGKYGISGEFELYDKSMQISKNALNDLIKEDGAKKITAVFLTADPFNRAHERLVRMTIDKADLVIIFLIRTREEKHVDYEIRKQVLDYFIQNYLPTKKVFVFALKNTTLFSSHANPTLECIAASRFGANKLVIGQNHLGIGMFFDHNEAHTILDIYKNDLNLEVIVLPELVYCNKCKTLVSTKSCPHGQHHQIKYHPDVIKELLFNGIMPPAILVRPEISALVLSKLFTNRFKDVQKLCDDLFVNSGLLENKTDRDFYEELMKLYQTSSMT; this is translated from the coding sequence ATGACGTCAGCAAGAAAAAATAGTGAAATTTCTATAAATACCGAAGTTTTTGGTGCTTTGGAGCTAATAAAAAATAAAATTCTCTCAGATTACGACTCGCTTATGGATGATGAGCAAATAAAAGAGGTGAGTAAAAAAGGCTATTTTAATGGCGAGCCGATGCCGTATTCTTTTGGATTTGCTCCATTTGGCGAGCTAAATCAAAATATTGCCAGCAAGCTTACTCCTGGACAAAAGGTAAATCTAAGTCTTGATGGTAAGATCGTTGGACACATCAATGTTGCTAAGGTTTTTAAATTTGACGAGAGCATGAGAGCTAAAAATATATTTTTAGCAAACGAAGCCAGCAATGATAAAGAGCTAAATTTAGGTAAATACGGCATTAGTGGCGAATTTGAGCTTTATGATAAAAGTATGCAAATAAGCAAAAATGCACTAAACGATCTAATAAAAGAAGATGGCGCTAAAAAGATAACGGCTGTCTTTTTAACGGCTGATCCATTTAATAGAGCTCACGAGCGCCTTGTTAGAATGACTATTGACAAGGCTGATTTAGTAATCATTTTTTTAATACGAACACGTGAAGAAAAGCACGTTGATTACGAGATTAGAAAACAAGTACTAGATTATTTTATACAAAATTATTTGCCGACAAAAAAGGTCTTTGTCTTTGCTCTAAAAAATACGACTCTTTTTAGCTCACATGCAAACCCAACACTTGAGTGTATCGCTGCTTCAAGATTTGGGGCAAATAAGCTAGTCATCGGGCAAAACCACTTAGGAATTGGAATGTTTTTTGATCACAATGAAGCTCATACGATTCTTGATATTTATAAAAACGACCTAAATTTAGAGGTAATCGTGCTGCCAGAGCTAGTTTATTGCAACAAATGCAAGACGCTAGTTAGTACCAAAAGTTGCCCGCACGGACAACACCATCAGATCAAATATCATCCAGATGTTATCAAGGAGCTGCTATTTAACGGCATTATGCCACCAGCCATTCTTGTGAGGCCAGAAATTTCTGCACTAGTTTTAAGCAAACTCTTTACAAATCGCTTCAAAGACGTGCAAAAGCTTTGCGATGACCTTTTTGTAAATTCAGGACTGCTTGAAAACAAAACTGACCGTGACTTTTACGAAGAGCTTATGAAGCTTTATCAAACATCATCGATGACTTAA
- a CDS encoding bifunctional 2-C-methyl-D-erythritol 4-phosphate cytidylyltransferase/2-C-methyl-D-erythritol 2,4-cyclodiphosphate synthase: MLDISLIMLGAGNSSRFELPVKKQWLRIGSDPLWLFATKNLSNFYTFKEIIVVSKECKYMSKFAPNYKFVEGGETRQDSLKNALELINSEFVLVSDIARPCISSELFHKIIEAASQADCVVPALKIADTAYLGENVVDRDKVKLIQTPQLSRTALLKKALSSGEIYTDDSSAMRAIGASVWQILGDEMARKITYKEDLAKISALKEPENEVFVGNGFDVHEFEKGRPLILCGEKIDYEFGLKAHSDGDVALHALTDAILGAAGLGDIGELFPDTDAKFKDISSIYLLEEAYKRVQSVGFVLTNADITIMAQKPKISKLKSKMEANIAKALNLSQSRINVKATTTEGLGFVGRCEGIAVMASASLKFYNWKQI; encoded by the coding sequence TTGCTTGATATATCACTTATAATGCTTGGAGCAGGAAATTCTAGCCGTTTTGAGCTACCAGTAAAGAAGCAATGGCTTCGAATAGGAAGCGATCCACTTTGGCTATTTGCCACTAAAAATTTGAGTAACTTTTACACATTTAAAGAGATCATTGTCGTTAGCAAAGAGTGCAAATATATGTCAAAATTTGCTCCAAATTATAAATTTGTTGAAGGTGGCGAAACTAGACAAGATAGCCTAAAAAACGCACTTGAGCTAATCAATAGTGAATTTGTCTTAGTTAGTGACATCGCTCGCCCTTGTATCTCAAGCGAGCTTTTTCATAAGATTATCGAAGCTGCATCTCAGGCTGATTGTGTAGTTCCAGCGCTAAAGATCGCAGACACCGCTTATCTTGGCGAAAATGTGGTTGATAGAGATAAGGTGAAGCTTATCCAAACACCACAACTCTCTCGCACAGCACTTCTTAAAAAAGCTCTTAGCAGCGGTGAAATTTACACAGATGATAGCTCGGCTATGAGAGCCATTGGCGCAAGCGTATGGCAAATTTTAGGTGATGAGATGGCAAGAAAGATCACTTACAAAGAGGATCTTGCCAAAATTTCTGCTTTAAAAGAGCCAGAAAATGAAGTCTTTGTGGGAAACGGCTTTGATGTGCATGAGTTTGAAAAAGGTCGTCCTTTGATTCTTTGTGGCGAGAAGATCGACTATGAGTTTGGGCTAAAAGCTCACAGTGACGGCGACGTGGCGCTTCATGCACTGACTGACGCTATCTTGGGAGCTGCTGGACTTGGCGATATAGGCGAGCTTTTCCCTGATACAGATGCTAAATTTAAAGATATTAGCTCCATTTACTTGCTTGAGGAAGCTTACAAAAGGGTGCAAAGTGTGGGCTTTGTGCTAACAAACGCTGATATCACGATAATGGCGCAAAAACCAAAAATTTCAAAGCTAAAGTCAAAAATGGAGGCAAACATAGCAAAAGCTCTAAATTTAAGCCAGAGCCGCATAAACGTAAAAGCAACGACTACTGAAGGGCTTGGCTTTGTAGGCAGATGCGAAGGGATCGCTGTCATGGCAAGTGCAAGCCTTAAATTTTACAACTGGAAGCAAATATGA
- a CDS encoding Gfo/Idh/MocA family protein, producing MKLKIGIVGYNLVGKRHYMELRRSDKFEVCGVFDKENRDDACRAPFFDEFKKFIEVAQPQAVVLCLPQHEIVEAFCQCAKYCQNILISRPIFKSVSELKEIKYASVVNKVRVCTGVDERFNPTIVSLKKALLKEEEIYSISIAHFKPLCEGNIINELSLCDIDLAKNLVDSEICSFFYTQANKTNTKICDNVGINIKMKNQILVSITDSFCGSLERFKIEVNAKEGVYFGDLIDYKLHRVNENGQMNLKTDPINNEIKAQYDAFYDLCQSGESSELSSIDDAIKIKELF from the coding sequence GTGAAACTCAAAATTGGCATTGTTGGATACAATCTGGTTGGCAAGCGGCACTATATGGAGCTGAGGCGTTCTGACAAATTTGAAGTTTGTGGAGTTTTTGATAAAGAAAATAGAGATGATGCTTGCAGAGCTCCGTTTTTTGATGAGTTTAAAAAATTTATAGAAGTAGCCCAGCCACAAGCTGTCGTACTTTGTTTGCCTCAACATGAGATCGTAGAGGCTTTTTGTCAGTGTGCAAAATATTGCCAAAATATCTTGATTTCAAGGCCAATATTTAAAAGTGTAAGCGAGCTAAAAGAGATAAAATATGCGTCGGTAGTAAATAAAGTCAGAGTTTGCACTGGCGTTGATGAGCGCTTTAACCCAACCATCGTTTCATTAAAAAAGGCACTTTTAAAAGAAGAAGAAATTTATAGCATTTCAATTGCGCATTTTAAACCACTTTGTGAGGGAAATATTATAAATGAGCTTTCGCTTTGCGATATAGACCTCGCAAAAAATTTAGTAGATAGTGAAATTTGCAGCTTTTTTTATACTCAAGCAAATAAAACAAATACCAAAATATGCGACAATGTTGGAATAAACATTAAAATGAAAAATCAAATTTTGGTGAGTATTACTGATTCTTTTTGTGGATCTTTAGAGCGTTTTAAAATAGAAGTAAATGCCAAAGAAGGTGTTTATTTTGGCGATCTTATCGATTATAAGCTTCATAGGGTTAATGAAAATGGACAGATGAATTTAAAAACCGATCCTATAAATAACGAGATAAAAGCTCAATACGATGCTTTTTATGATCTTTGTCAAAGCGGCGAAAGTAGCGAGCTTTCAAGCATTGATGATGCGATAAAAATCAAAGAGCTATTTTGA
- a CDS encoding phosphatidylglycerophosphatase A gives MQKLFLTFFGFGLLPKAPGTWGSIAGAVVAYFVLYFLSSTTLFLASILLFLISISVIDDFEKKVNSHDESFIVIDEVAGVWLAIAISGATISQLILSLVLFRVLDIKKPSIIGRIDRNVKGGLGVMGDDMVAGFFAGIISAIIYGATIKFGITLP, from the coding sequence ATGCAAAAACTATTTTTAACTTTTTTTGGATTTGGACTTTTACCAAAAGCGCCTGGCACTTGGGGTTCTATCGCTGGCGCTGTTGTAGCTTATTTTGTGCTTTATTTTTTATCATCAACCACGCTTTTTCTAGCTAGTATTTTGCTCTTTTTGATAAGTATTAGCGTTATAGATGATTTTGAAAAAAAGGTAAATTCTCACGATGAAAGTTTTATCGTTATAGACGAAGTTGCTGGAGTTTGGCTTGCTATTGCCATTAGCGGAGCTACGATCTCTCAACTCATACTCTCGCTTGTACTTTTTAGAGTACTTGATATTAAAAAGCCTTCGATAATAGGCAGGATCGACCGCAATGTAAAAGGTGGCCTTGGCGTAATGGGCGATGATATGGTGGCTGGTTTTTTTGCTGGAATAATTAGCGCAATAATATACGGGGCTACTATAAAATTTGGCATAACTTTGCCGTAA